From one Pseudomonas fluorescens genomic stretch:
- a CDS encoding TonB-dependent receptor, producing the protein MKSTQPAAVQRLQHNNKSGARKIACSALTALVLAGGCSSWSLADAGERGVTQQAPLRKHYQIPAGALAPALNQLAGATGVILTFDPQLSENRSTQGLSGDYTLKEAFDLLLMGTGLWVERLKDHTYVLRMHERSDSALEVGPTMVGALAERPGAIQSSREVHAERQDLNSVVRSIPGTYTLHSRSQPGVSVNIRGLAGLGRVNTMIDGVTQTFRNNAGHGSGGPMAFVDANLLAGVDVQRGSVDGAEGANTLGGSANFRTFDIDDIVKPDHRVGLRTTYRTGNNGYGNTRMFAAGARTRPEDVEGVYGLVAAVSSTQTGEYKTTNGQSNEYDTTKQNPRSGLLKLRLQPNDMHRLDLSGVKYRNEFYHNYPWQLDNETYRAKYAYTPYSEWVNLTVNAYQNKTKLEYPPVEESHYIGRKTRDDAHGFDLTNVSRFNLGPVEASWSNGARYYTDDFVAQTPEKRGANPEGKQTTHSLFSTLEFNYDIYALTLAGHYDGYKVSGHVPKCSIIGQCRGIDGGDVDVTRREHSFNPRVGFAVKPYDWMQLYSSWSRTSRAPRVQEMFFEKVPLEADASDADGVGANPFLRQERSTNYEFGVNFSRSGLFTNDDYGQLKINRFISKIDGYITPQSFDILDDEGEESAKMNWVNWPEEVRMSGYELEGRYDAGFFYANLSWTKATTKSPTTSGIELEDINSQPDRFWTLDLGTRWFDERLVLGARGEYAGPSETSWDWYETKKSNSTGVIWDLYGSYRVQDNLSLFFNVENVGNKVYNNSASVDYLMSAVMDQGNGRGRTTSFGFTLEY; encoded by the coding sequence GTGAAGAGCACACAGCCGGCCGCCGTTCAGCGGTTGCAGCACAACAACAAAAGCGGTGCACGCAAGATTGCCTGCAGTGCGTTGACGGCACTGGTATTGGCGGGCGGGTGCAGCAGTTGGTCGTTGGCCGACGCAGGCGAAAGGGGCGTGACCCAGCAGGCCCCGCTGCGCAAGCATTACCAGATTCCGGCAGGCGCGCTCGCCCCGGCGTTGAATCAGCTGGCCGGGGCTACCGGGGTGATCCTCACCTTTGATCCGCAGTTGAGTGAAAACCGCAGCACCCAGGGCTTGAGCGGCGATTACACCCTCAAGGAGGCCTTCGATCTGCTGCTGATGGGCACCGGCCTGTGGGTCGAGCGGCTGAAGGATCATACCTATGTGCTGCGCATGCACGAACGCAGCGACAGCGCCCTGGAAGTCGGGCCAACCATGGTGGGCGCCCTGGCCGAGCGGCCGGGCGCGATCCAGAGCAGTCGTGAGGTGCATGCCGAGCGCCAGGACCTCAACAGTGTGGTGCGTTCGATTCCGGGTACCTACACCTTGCACTCGCGTAGCCAGCCGGGGGTGTCGGTGAATATTCGCGGCCTGGCCGGGTTGGGCCGGGTCAACACCATGATCGATGGGGTGACCCAGACCTTTCGCAATAACGCCGGCCATGGCTCGGGCGGGCCGATGGCCTTTGTCGACGCCAACCTGCTGGCCGGGGTCGATGTGCAGCGTGGCTCGGTGGACGGCGCCGAAGGCGCCAACACCCTGGGCGGCTCGGCGAACTTTCGCACCTTTGATATCGATGACATCGTCAAGCCAGACCACCGCGTAGGTCTGCGTACGACCTATCGCACCGGTAACAATGGCTACGGCAATACCCGCATGTTCGCCGCCGGTGCCCGTACCCGCCCGGAAGATGTCGAGGGTGTCTACGGCCTGGTCGCTGCGGTCAGCAGCACCCAGACCGGCGAGTACAAGACCACCAATGGTCAGTCCAACGAGTACGACACCACCAAGCAGAATCCACGCTCCGGCTTGCTCAAGCTGCGCCTGCAGCCGAACGACATGCACCGCCTGGACCTGAGCGGGGTGAAGTACCGCAACGAGTTCTATCACAACTACCCCTGGCAGTTGGACAACGAGACCTATCGTGCCAAGTACGCCTACACGCCCTACAGCGAATGGGTGAACCTCACGGTCAATGCCTACCAAAACAAGACCAAGCTTGAGTATCCGCCGGTAGAAGAATCCCACTACATCGGTCGCAAGACGCGTGACGATGCCCACGGTTTTGACCTGACCAACGTCAGTCGTTTCAATCTTGGGCCGGTGGAGGCGAGCTGGAGCAACGGCGCGCGCTACTACACTGACGATTTTGTTGCCCAGACGCCGGAAAAACGCGGCGCCAACCCCGAAGGCAAGCAGACCACCCACAGCCTGTTCAGCACCCTGGAGTTCAATTACGACATCTATGCCCTGACCCTGGCCGGTCACTACGATGGTTACAAGGTCAGCGGCCATGTGCCCAAGTGCTCGATCATCGGCCAGTGCCGCGGTATCGACGGTGGCGACGTGGATGTCACCCGCCGCGAACACAGTTTCAACCCGCGGGTTGGCTTTGCCGTGAAGCCCTATGACTGGATGCAGCTCTACAGCAGTTGGTCGCGTACTTCACGGGCGCCGCGGGTGCAGGAAATGTTCTTCGAGAAAGTACCGCTCGAGGCCGATGCCAGCGATGCCGATGGTGTAGGAGCCAACCCATTCCTGCGTCAGGAGCGCTCGACCAACTACGAGTTCGGGGTCAACTTCTCGCGAAGCGGGTTGTTCACCAATGATGACTACGGGCAACTGAAGATCAACCGCTTCATCAGCAAGATCGATGGCTACATCACGCCGCAGTCGTTCGACATCCTCGATGACGAGGGCGAAGAGTCGGCGAAGATGAACTGGGTCAATTGGCCGGAAGAAGTGCGCATGAGCGGCTATGAGCTGGAAGGCCGCTACGACGCCGGCTTCTTCTACGCCAACCTGTCGTGGACCAAGGCCACTACCAAGTCGCCCACCACCTCCGGCATCGAGCTGGAAGACATCAACAGCCAGCCGGACCGCTTCTGGACCCTCGACCTCGGCACTCGCTGGTTCGACGAGCGCCTGGTGCTGGGCGCCCGTGGCGAATACGCCGGCCCCTCGGAAACCAGCTGGGACTGGTACGAGACGAAAAAGTCCAACTCCACCGGAGTGATCTGGGATCTGTATGGCAGCTACCGGGTGCAGGACAACCTGAGCCTGTTCTTCAACGTCGAGAACGTCGGCAACAAGGTCTACAACAACAGCGCCTCGGTGGATTACCTGATGTCGGCGGTGATGGACCAGGGCAATGGCCGCGGCCGCACTACCTCGTTCGGCTTCACCCTCGAATACTGA
- the folD gene encoding bifunctional methylenetetrahydrofolate dehydrogenase/methenyltetrahydrofolate cyclohydrolase FolD, with product MTAHLIDGKAIAASLRQQIAQRVVERRQQGLRTPGLAVILVGTDPASQVYVSHKRKDCEEVGFISQAFDLPSDTTQQALTELIDRLNDDPNIDGILLQLPLPAHLDASLLLERIRPDKDVDGFHPYNVGRLAQRIPLLRPCTPKGIMALLESTGQDLYGMNAVVVGASNIVGRPMAMELLLAGCTVTVTHRFTKDLAGHVGRADLVVVAAGKPGLVKGEWIKEGAIVIDVGINRQEDGKLVGDVVYETALPRAGWITPVPGGVGPMTRACLLENTLYAAQELHK from the coding sequence ATGACTGCACACCTTATCGACGGCAAGGCGATCGCCGCCAGCCTGCGCCAGCAGATCGCCCAACGTGTCGTGGAGCGTCGCCAGCAAGGCCTGCGTACGCCTGGCCTGGCGGTGATCCTGGTCGGCACCGACCCCGCTTCTCAAGTCTATGTCTCGCACAAGCGCAAGGATTGCGAAGAGGTCGGCTTTATCTCCCAGGCTTTCGACCTGCCCAGCGATACCACGCAGCAAGCCCTGACCGAGCTGATCGATCGCCTCAATGATGACCCGAACATCGACGGCATCCTCCTTCAGCTGCCGCTGCCGGCGCATCTGGACGCCTCGCTGCTGCTCGAGCGCATTCGTCCGGACAAGGACGTCGACGGTTTCCATCCGTATAACGTCGGCCGCCTGGCCCAGCGTATCCCGCTGCTGCGCCCGTGCACGCCAAAAGGCATCATGGCCCTGCTGGAAAGCACCGGTCAGGACCTGTACGGCATGAACGCCGTTGTCGTCGGCGCCTCCAACATCGTTGGCCGGCCGATGGCCATGGAGCTGCTGCTGGCCGGTTGCACCGTGACCGTCACCCACCGCTTCACCAAGGACCTGGCCGGCCACGTCGGCCGCGCCGACCTGGTGGTGGTTGCCGCCGGCAAGCCGGGCCTGGTCAAGGGTGAGTGGATCAAGGAAGGCGCGATCGTCATCGACGTCGGCATCAACCGTCAGGAAGATGGCAAGCTGGTTGGCGATGTGGTCTACGAGACCGCCCTGCCCCGCGCTGGCTGGATCACCCCGGTGCCGGGTGGCGTCGGGCCGATGACCCGGGCGTGCCTGTTGGAAAACACTTTGTATGCGGCGCAAGAGTTGCACAAGTAA
- a CDS encoding ABC transporter substrate-binding protein, translated as MFDNNKNRRHLTLAALLVLGSFHASAWADAYEDAAKKWIGSEFKPSTLTPEQQLEELKWFIKASEPFRGMKINVVSETIATHEYESKVLAKAFSEITGIKLTHDLLQEGDVVEKLQTQMQSDKNIYDGWVNDSDLIGTHFRYGKTESITDLMANEGKDYTSPTLDLKDFIGISFTTAPDGKVYQLPDQQFANLYWFRADWFDRPDLKARFKEKYGYELGVPVNWSAYEDIAKFFSEDVKEIDGKRVYGHMDYGKKDPSLGWRFTDAWFSMAGGGDKGLPNGLPVDEWGIRVEDCHPVGSSVTRGGDTNGPAAVYATQKYVDWMRAYAPPEAQGMTFSESGPVPSQGNIAQQIFWYTAFTADMTKPGLPVMNADGTPKWRMAPSPKGPYWEEGMKLGYQDAGSWTFLKSTPEKQRLAAWLYAQFVTSKTVSLKKTIVGLTPIRESDINSQAMTDLAPKLGGLVEFYRSPARVQWTPTGTNVPDYPRLAQLWWSHIAEAASGEKTPQEALDGLAKDQDAILARLERSKAQATCAPKLNPEKDAQYWFDQPGAPKPKLANEKPKGETVSYSELLKSWEAARK; from the coding sequence ATGTTCGACAACAACAAGAACCGGCGACATTTGACCCTGGCAGCCCTGCTGGTGCTGGGCAGCTTTCACGCCAGCGCCTGGGCCGATGCCTACGAAGATGCCGCGAAAAAGTGGATCGGCAGCGAGTTCAAACCTTCGACCCTGACCCCCGAGCAGCAGCTCGAAGAGTTGAAGTGGTTCATCAAGGCCTCCGAGCCGTTTCGCGGGATGAAGATCAACGTGGTGTCGGAAACCATCGCCACCCATGAATACGAATCCAAGGTGCTGGCCAAGGCCTTTAGCGAGATCACCGGGATCAAGCTGACCCACGATCTGCTGCAAGAAGGCGACGTGGTGGAAAAACTGCAGACGCAAATGCAGTCGGACAAGAACATCTACGACGGCTGGGTCAATGACTCCGACCTGATCGGTACCCACTTTCGTTACGGCAAGACTGAATCGATCACCGACCTGATGGCCAACGAAGGCAAGGACTACACCTCGCCAACCCTGGACCTCAAGGACTTTATCGGTATCTCCTTCACCACCGCGCCGGACGGCAAGGTCTATCAATTGCCCGACCAGCAGTTCGCCAACCTCTACTGGTTCCGCGCCGACTGGTTCGATCGCCCCGACCTCAAGGCCAGGTTCAAGGAAAAGTACGGCTATGAACTGGGCGTGCCGGTGAACTGGTCGGCCTATGAAGACATCGCCAAGTTCTTCAGCGAGGACGTCAAGGAAATCGACGGCAAGCGTGTCTACGGGCACATGGACTATGGCAAGAAAGACCCGTCGCTGGGCTGGCGCTTCACCGACGCCTGGTTCTCCATGGCCGGCGGCGGCGACAAGGGCCTGCCCAATGGCCTGCCGGTGGACGAATGGGGCATTCGCGTCGAGGACTGCCACCCGGTCGGCTCCAGCGTGACCCGTGGCGGCGACACCAATGGCCCGGCGGCGGTGTATGCCACGCAGAAGTATGTCGACTGGATGCGTGCCTACGCGCCGCCTGAAGCCCAGGGCATGACCTTCTCCGAGTCCGGGCCGGTGCCGTCCCAGGGCAACATTGCCCAGCAGATCTTCTGGTACACCGCCTTTACCGCCGACATGACCAAGCCTGGCCTGCCGGTAATGAACGCCGACGGTACGCCGAAGTGGCGCATGGCGCCGTCGCCCAAAGGGCCGTACTGGGAGGAGGGCATGAAGCTGGGTTATCAGGACGCCGGCTCCTGGACGTTCCTCAAGTCGACGCCGGAGAAACAGCGCCTGGCGGCCTGGCTCTACGCCCAGTTCGTCACCTCCAAGACCGTCTCGCTGAAAAAGACCATCGTCGGCCTGACGCCGATCCGCGAATCGGATATCAACTCCCAGGCCATGACCGACCTTGCGCCCAAGCTGGGTGGGTTGGTGGAGTTCTACCGCAGCCCGGCGCGGGTGCAATGGACCCCGACCGGGACCAACGTGCCTGATTACCCGCGCCTGGCGCAGCTGTGGTGGAGCCACATCGCTGAAGCTGCCAGTGGCGAGAAAACTCCGCAGGAGGCGCTGGACGGCCTGGCCAAGGATCAGGACGCGATCCTCGCTCGCCTTGAGCGTTCCAAGGCCCAGGCCACCTGCGCGCCGAAGCTCAACCCCGAGAAAGATGCCCAGTACTGGTTTGACCAGCCCGGTGCGCCGAAGCCGAAACTGGCCAACGAGAAGCCCAAGGGCGAGACCGTCAGCTACAGCGAACTGCTCAAATCCTGGGAGGCTGCGCGCAAGTAA
- a CDS encoding DUF2160 domain-containing protein, whose amino-acid sequence MDWMAWTLPTGIFFAAIGLLLLGMTLYELRRPCVERRGFLPIATSRGDRLFIGLLVSAYLHLLVIGLSDWNLWVASLLSLAWLLVVMRWG is encoded by the coding sequence ATGGACTGGATGGCCTGGACCCTGCCCACCGGGATCTTCTTCGCCGCGATCGGCCTGTTACTGCTGGGCATGACGCTGTACGAGCTGCGCCGGCCGTGCGTCGAACGTCGCGGTTTTCTGCCGATTGCCACCAGCCGTGGCGACCGGTTGTTCATTGGTTTGCTGGTCAGCGCTTACCTGCACTTGCTGGTAATCGGGCTCAGCGACTGGAACCTGTGGGTAGCCTCGCTGCTGTCCCTGGCCTGGCTGTTGGTGGTGATGCGCTGGGGTTAG
- a CDS encoding carbohydrate ABC transporter permease, translating to MNPRKTLPLLLYILFLLVPIYWLLNMSFKSNTEILGGLTLWPQNFTFDNYRVIFTDPSWYSGYLNSLYYVCLNTVISLSVALPAAYAFSRYRFLGDKHLFFWLLTNRMAPPAVFLLPFFQLYSSIGLFDTHIAVALAHCLFNVPLAVWILEGFMSGVPKEIDETAYIDGYSFPRFFVKIFVPLIGSGIGVTAFFCFMFSWVELLLARTLTSVNAKPIAAVMTRTVSASGIDWGVLAAAGVLTILPGMLVIWFVRNHVAKGFALGRV from the coding sequence ATGAACCCGCGCAAGACGCTGCCGCTGCTGCTGTACATCCTGTTCCTGCTGGTGCCGATCTACTGGCTGCTGAACATGTCGTTCAAGAGTAACACCGAGATCCTCGGCGGGCTGACCCTGTGGCCGCAGAACTTCACCTTCGACAACTACCGGGTGATCTTCACCGACCCCAGCTGGTACAGCGGCTATCTCAACTCGCTGTACTACGTGTGCCTGAACACGGTGATCTCCCTGAGCGTGGCCTTGCCGGCTGCCTATGCCTTTTCGCGCTACCGCTTTCTGGGCGACAAGCACCTGTTCTTCTGGCTGCTGACCAACCGCATGGCGCCGCCGGCGGTGTTCCTCCTGCCGTTCTTTCAGCTGTATTCGTCGATCGGCCTGTTCGATACGCACATTGCCGTGGCCCTGGCTCATTGCCTGTTCAACGTGCCGCTGGCGGTGTGGATTCTCGAAGGCTTCATGTCCGGGGTGCCCAAGGAAATCGACGAAACCGCTTACATCGATGGCTACAGCTTCCCGCGTTTCTTCGTGAAGATCTTTGTCCCGCTGATTGGCTCGGGCATCGGCGTCACGGCGTTTTTCTGCTTCATGTTTTCCTGGGTCGAACTGCTGCTGGCACGCACCCTGACGTCAGTGAACGCCAAGCCGATTGCCGCGGTGATGACCCGCACGGTGTCGGCTTCGGGGATCGACTGGGGCGTACTGGCCGCCGCCGGGGTGCTGACCATTTTGCCAGGCATGCTGGTGATCTGGTTTGTCCGTAACCATGTGGCCAAGGGCTTTGCCCTGGGCCGGGTCTGA
- a CDS encoding carbohydrate ABC transporter permease gives MNKVPNNKAWWLVLPVFLLVAFSAVVPMMTVVNYSVQDIFDQSSRYFVGADWYRQVLQDPRLHDSLLRQFIYSACVLLIEIPLGIAIALTMPTKGRWSSLCLIVMAIPLLIPWNVVGTIWQIFGRADIGLLGASLNQLGINYNYAANTMDAWITVLVMDVWHWTSLVALLCYSGLRAIPDVYYQAARIDRASAWAVFRHIQLPKMKNVLLIAVMLRFMDSFMIYTEPFVLTGGGPGNATTFLSQTLTQMAVGQFDLGPAAAFSLVYFLIILLVSWLFYTAMTHADKQ, from the coding sequence ATGAACAAGGTACCCAACAACAAAGCCTGGTGGCTGGTGCTGCCGGTGTTCCTGCTGGTGGCGTTCAGCGCCGTGGTACCGATGATGACCGTGGTCAATTACTCGGTGCAGGATATTTTCGACCAGTCCAGCCGCTATTTCGTCGGCGCCGACTGGTACCGCCAGGTGCTGCAGGACCCACGCCTGCACGACTCGCTGCTGCGCCAGTTCATCTATTCGGCTTGCGTGCTGCTGATCGAAATCCCCCTGGGGATTGCCATCGCCCTGACCATGCCGACCAAGGGCCGCTGGTCGTCCTTGTGCCTGATTGTCATGGCCATTCCGCTGCTGATCCCGTGGAACGTGGTCGGCACCATCTGGCAGATCTTCGGCCGCGCCGACATCGGCCTGCTGGGGGCTTCGCTCAACCAGCTGGGTATCAACTACAACTATGCCGCCAACACCATGGACGCCTGGATCACGGTGCTGGTGATGGACGTCTGGCACTGGACCTCGCTGGTGGCGCTGCTGTGTTACTCCGGCCTGCGGGCGATCCCCGATGTGTATTACCAGGCGGCACGTATCGACCGCGCTTCGGCCTGGGCGGTGTTCCGCCATATCCAGTTGCCGAAGATGAAGAACGTGCTGCTGATCGCGGTGATGTTGCGCTTCATGGACAGCTTCATGATCTACACCGAGCCATTCGTGCTCACCGGTGGCGGGCCGGGCAATGCCACCACCTTCCTCAGCCAGACCCTGACGCAGATGGCGGTGGGGCAGTTCGACCTGGGCCCGGCGGCGGCGTTTTCGCTGGTGTACTTCCTGATCATCCTGCTGGTGTCGTGGCTGTTCTATACCGCCATGACCCACGCCGACAAACAGTAG
- a CDS encoding ABC transporter ATP-binding protein, giving the protein MAEIRLQQLSHSYSRDPQGAADYALRELEHVWEQGGAYALLGPSGCGKSTLLNIISGLLSPSQGQVLFDGKVVNALSPQARNIAQVFQFPVVYDTMTVYDNLAFALRNQGLDEARIARKVAEIAEVLDLGNLLKKKARNLSADEKQKVSMGRGLVRDDVSAILFDEPLTVIDPHLKWKLRRKLKQIHEQFNITMIYVTHDQLEASTFADKIAVMYGGQIVQFGTPRELFERPRHTFVGYFIGSPGMNLIPVQVQPGGVGFAGIHLPLPEELQERLAASNATRLQVGIRPEFVQVWDAPFDEGFSARVVDVEDLGTYRILTLDLQGVPLKVRLGEDRMLPEGQAWISFPAQWLMLYADDVLLEARP; this is encoded by the coding sequence ATGGCCGAGATTCGCCTGCAGCAGTTGTCCCATAGCTACAGCCGCGACCCGCAGGGGGCGGCCGACTATGCCTTGCGCGAGCTTGAGCATGTCTGGGAGCAGGGCGGTGCCTATGCCTTGCTCGGGCCCTCGGGCTGCGGCAAGTCCACCTTGCTCAACATCATTTCTGGGCTGCTGAGCCCATCCCAGGGCCAGGTATTGTTCGATGGCAAGGTGGTCAACGCGCTGTCGCCACAGGCGCGCAACATCGCCCAGGTGTTCCAGTTTCCGGTGGTCTACGACACCATGACGGTGTACGACAACCTGGCCTTTGCGCTGCGCAACCAGGGCCTGGATGAAGCACGCATCGCCAGGAAGGTGGCCGAGATCGCCGAGGTGCTCGACCTGGGTAACCTGCTGAAGAAAAAAGCCCGCAACCTCAGCGCCGATGAAAAACAGAAGGTCTCCATGGGCCGCGGCCTGGTGCGCGACGATGTCTCGGCGATCCTCTTCGACGAGCCGCTGACGGTGATCGACCCGCACCTTAAATGGAAGCTGCGGCGCAAGCTCAAGCAGATCCATGAGCAGTTCAACATCACTATGATCTACGTCACCCACGATCAGCTCGAAGCCTCGACCTTCGCTGACAAGATCGCGGTGATGTATGGCGGGCAGATCGTCCAGTTCGGCACCCCGCGCGAGTTGTTCGAGCGCCCGCGCCATACGTTTGTCGGCTACTTCATCGGCAGCCCCGGGATGAATCTGATCCCGGTACAGGTGCAGCCCGGTGGCGTCGGTTTTGCCGGCATCCATCTGCCGTTGCCGGAAGAGCTGCAGGAACGCCTGGCCGCGAGCAATGCCACGCGCCTGCAGGTGGGCATCCGCCCCGAGTTCGTCCAGGTCTGGGACGCGCCATTCGATGAAGGCTTCAGCGCCAGGGTGGTGGATGTCGAAGACCTGGGCACCTACAGGATTCTCACCCTCGACCTGCAAGGCGTGCCGCTCAAGGTGCGCCTGGGCGAGGACCGTATGCTGCCCGAGGGTCAGGCCTGGATCAGTTTTCCGGCGCAGTGGCTGATGCTCTATGCCGATGACGTACTGCTGGAGGCCCGGCCATGA
- a CDS encoding ABC transporter ATP-binding protein, translating into MSLTLDHVSRTVDNQVCIDDACLSFEPGSFNVLLGRTLAGKTSLMRLMAGLDRPDRGRVLMNGEDVTGRPVRQRNVSMVYQQFINYPTLNVFENIASPLRQARMAEEQIREKVRQTAQMLRIEPYLQRLPLELSGGQQQRTAMARALVKDAELILFDEPLVNLDYKLREELRQEMRELFAARHCIAVYATTEPNEALALGGTTTILHEGRIVQSGPTAQVYHQPRTVLAAELFSEPPINLMPGRISGNEVSFASAVHFAMNADLRRIGDGDYRFGVRPSHISLVPSNDDDLELAVLVELAEISGSETFLHVRNEHFRLVLHLPGVHEYHVDAPIRVFIPTHKLFVFDSAGQLVQAPGLREARVA; encoded by the coding sequence ATGTCGCTCACGCTCGACCATGTCAGCCGTACCGTGGATAACCAGGTGTGCATCGACGACGCCTGCCTGAGCTTCGAGCCCGGCTCGTTCAATGTGCTGCTCGGCCGCACCCTGGCCGGCAAGACCAGCCTCATGCGCCTGATGGCCGGGCTTGACCGGCCGGACCGTGGCCGGGTGCTGATGAATGGTGAGGATGTCACCGGCCGGCCGGTGCGCCAGCGCAATGTGTCGATGGTCTATCAGCAGTTCATCAACTACCCGACCTTGAACGTGTTCGAGAATATCGCCTCGCCCTTGCGCCAGGCGCGCATGGCCGAAGAGCAGATCCGTGAGAAGGTCCGGCAGACCGCGCAGATGCTGCGTATCGAGCCCTACCTGCAACGCTTGCCGCTGGAGCTGTCGGGCGGCCAGCAGCAGCGCACGGCCATGGCCCGGGCGCTGGTCAAGGATGCCGAGCTGATCCTCTTCGACGAGCCGCTGGTGAACCTTGACTACAAGCTGCGCGAAGAACTGCGCCAGGAGATGCGCGAACTGTTCGCCGCCCGCCACTGCATTGCCGTGTACGCCACCACCGAACCCAACGAGGCCCTGGCCCTGGGCGGCACCACCACCATCCTCCATGAAGGGCGCATCGTGCAGAGCGGGCCCACTGCCCAGGTCTACCACCAGCCGCGCACGGTGCTGGCGGCCGAGCTGTTCTCTGAACCGCCGATCAACCTGATGCCCGGGCGTATCAGCGGCAATGAAGTGAGTTTTGCCAGTGCCGTACATTTCGCCATGAACGCCGACTTGCGCCGCATTGGCGACGGCGACTACCGCTTTGGCGTGCGCCCGAGCCATATCAGCCTGGTGCCGTCCAACGACGATGACCTGGAGCTGGCGGTTTTGGTGGAGCTGGCGGAAATCAGCGGCTCGGAAACCTTCCTGCATGTGCGCAACGAGCACTTTCGCCTGGTCCTGCACTTGCCGGGGGTGCACGAGTATCACGTCGATGCGCCGATCCGGGTGTTCATTCCCACCCACAAGTTGTTTGTTTTCGACAGCGCCGGGCAACTGGTGCAGGCACCGGGCCTGCGTGAAGCGAGGGTCGCCTGA